The DNA window CCTGGCGAAACCCGGCGGCGAGGTTTCGACCCGGATTTCGGCCCACAGAGACGACCTCATCGAGAAGGTTCGGTCGGTCGCGCGCGCTGACGTCACCGTCAGCGCACCGGACAATTCGACGGCGACTCCGGTGGAACCCGACGACACATACGTCGAGAACGCGACCATCATTATCGGCGCATCGACCGGCGGGCCGCGAGTCGTCGAGAGCGTTCTCGCCGGGTTGCCGCGGTCCGCTCAGCTTCGTGTTCTCATCGTTCAACACATGCCCGACAGCTTCACCGCTCGGTTCGCAAAACGACTCGACGACCGAACCGAGTACGACGTGAAAGAAGCGTCGGACGGCGACAGAATCGGTGCGGGACAGGCGCTCGTCGCACGGGGGGACTACCACATGGAAGTCTCGAACTACGCGAAAGGGCGAATCCGTGTTCGACTCACACAGAACGAGGTACGACACGGCGTTCGCCCGGCCATCGACGTGACGATGGAGACGGCCGCCGAGACGATTACCGATCCGCTCACCGCGGTCGTTCTCACCGGAATGGGTGCGGACGGTGCGGTCGGCGTGGAGGCGATAAAGAACGCCGGAGGACGAACCATCGCGCAGAACGAAGCGACCTGTTCGGTGTTCGGAATCCCGGCACGGGCCATCGAAACCGGCTGTGTCGACGACGTACTTCCCGCCGACGAGGTTGCCCA is part of the Haladaptatus paucihalophilus DX253 genome and encodes:
- the cheB gene encoding chemotaxis-specific protein-glutamate methyltransferase CheB, which produces MTRAVVVDDSHFMRTVITDVLESGDIDVVAQATNGREAVEVVAEQEPDVVTMDVEMPTMNGIEAVEEIMETTPTPILMLSAHTEDGAEATFDAIDRGAIDVLAKPGGEVSTRISAHRDDLIEKVRSVARADVTVSAPDNSTATPVEPDDTYVENATIIIGASTGGPRVVESVLAGLPRSAQLRVLIVQHMPDSFTARFAKRLDDRTEYDVKEASDGDRIGAGQALVARGDYHMEVSNYAKGRIRVRLTQNEVRHGVRPAIDVTMETAAETITDPLTAVVLTGMGADGAVGVEAIKNAGGRTIAQNEATCSVFGIPARAIETGCVDDVLPADEVAQGILSTVRKPT